A part of Bufo gargarizans isolate SCDJY-AF-19 unplaced genomic scaffold, ASM1485885v1 original_scaffold_823_pilon, whole genome shotgun sequence genomic DNA contains:
- the USF2 gene encoding upstream stimulatory factor 2 isoform X2: MDMLDQSLDSSAAASHNKGQEADEVVELHDGDETNTDEHTAVAIAAVQQAAFSEHNIQYQFRTENNGGQVTYRVVQVTDGQLDGQGDGTGAVSVVSTAAFAGAQQAVAQAVIQNPFSNGGSPSTDAVSGEARFAYFPASTVGETTAVSVQTTDPGLAQAGGQFYVMMTPQDVLPAGSQRTIAPRTHPYSPKMDGNRTPRDERRRAQHNEVERRRRDKINNWIVQLSKIIPDCNTDSSKTGAVSDIQQSKGGILSKACDYIRELRQTNQRMQETFKEAERLQLDNDILRQQVEEQKNENTLLRAQLQQHGIEIVEEAPRQ, from the exons ATGGACATGCTGGATCAGAGCCTCGACTCCTCCGCCGCCGCCAG ccacaacaAAGGACAGGAAGCGGATGAAGTGGTCGAGCTTCACGACG GAGATGAGACTAACACCGACGAGCATACCGCGGTGGCCATTGCTGCCGTCCAGCAAGCAGCCTTTTCAGAGCACAACATTCAGTACCAGTTCCGCACAGAGAACAATGGAGGACAG GTGACGTACAGGGTTGTCCAGGTGACAGACGGTCAGCTGGACGGACAGGGGGACGGAACCGGAGCAGTGAGTGTTGTGTCGACGGCAGCCTTTGCTGGCGCCCAACAAGCTGTGGCACAG GCCGTTATCCAGAACCCCTTCAGTAATGGCGGAAGCCCTTCTACAGATGCGGTCAGTGGTGAGGCTCGCTTTGCCTACTTCCCCGCTTCAACTGTGGGCGAAACAACAGCTGTGTCCGTTCAGACCACTGACCCCGGGCTGGCTCAAGCAGGAG GGCAGTTCTATGTCATGATGACCCCTCAAGATGTGCTTCCAGCCGGGTCGCAGAGGACGATTGCTCCGCGCACTCACCCCTACTCTCC CAAAATGGATGGAAACAGAACCCCGCGGGATGAGCGGCGTCGGGCACAACACAATGAAG tggagaggagaagaagagacaaGATTAACAATTGGATCGTCCAGCTGTCAAAAATCATTCCAGACTGTAATACAGATAGCAGCAAGACCGGAGCA GTTTCCGATATACAGCAGAGCAAAGGCGGAATCCTGTCCAAGGCCTGCGACTACATCCGCGAGCTGCGCCAGACCAATCAGCGCATGCAGGAGACCTTCAAGGAAGCCGAGCGGCTGCAGCTGGACAACGACATTCTGCGTCAGCAG
- the USF2 gene encoding upstream stimulatory factor 2 isoform X1 — MDMLDQSLDSSAAASHNKGQEADEVVELHDGDETNTDEHTAVAIAAVQQAAFSEHNIQYQFRTENNGGQVTYRVVQVTDGQLDGQGDGTGAVSVVSTAAFAGAQQAVAQAVIQNPFSNGGSPSTDAVSGEARFAYFPASTVGETTAVSVQTTDPGLAQAGGQFYVMMTPQDVLPAGSQRTIAPRTHPYSPKMDGNRTPRDERRRAQHNEVERRRRDKINNWIVQLSKIIPDCNTDSSKTGAVRLSMQSKGGILSKACDYIRELRQTNQRMQETFKEAERLQLDNDILRQQVEEQKNENTLLRAQLQQHGIEIVEEAPRQ, encoded by the exons ATGGACATGCTGGATCAGAGCCTCGACTCCTCCGCCGCCGCCAG ccacaacaAAGGACAGGAAGCGGATGAAGTGGTCGAGCTTCACGACG GAGATGAGACTAACACCGACGAGCATACCGCGGTGGCCATTGCTGCCGTCCAGCAAGCAGCCTTTTCAGAGCACAACATTCAGTACCAGTTCCGCACAGAGAACAATGGAGGACAG GTGACGTACAGGGTTGTCCAGGTGACAGACGGTCAGCTGGACGGACAGGGGGACGGAACCGGAGCAGTGAGTGTTGTGTCGACGGCAGCCTTTGCTGGCGCCCAACAAGCTGTGGCACAG GCCGTTATCCAGAACCCCTTCAGTAATGGCGGAAGCCCTTCTACAGATGCGGTCAGTGGTGAGGCTCGCTTTGCCTACTTCCCCGCTTCAACTGTGGGCGAAACAACAGCTGTGTCCGTTCAGACCACTGACCCCGGGCTGGCTCAAGCAGGAG GGCAGTTCTATGTCATGATGACCCCTCAAGATGTGCTTCCAGCCGGGTCGCAGAGGACGATTGCTCCGCGCACTCACCCCTACTCTCC CAAAATGGATGGAAACAGAACCCCGCGGGATGAGCGGCGTCGGGCACAACACAATGAAG tggagaggagaagaagagacaaGATTAACAATTGGATCGTCCAGCTGTCAAAAATCATTCCAGACTGTAATACAGATAGCAGCAAGACCGGAGCAGTAAGGCTGAGCATG CAGAGCAAAGGCGGAATCCTGTCCAAGGCCTGCGACTACATCCGCGAGCTGCGCCAGACCAATCAGCGCATGCAGGAGACCTTCAAGGAAGCCGAGCGGCTGCAGCTGGACAACGACATTCTGCGTCAGCAG
- the LOC122924125 gene encoding free fatty acid receptor 2-like has translation MAPAAEDKYMHLAIYIITIVTGFPANLLALHALIRKLRIKATPNAILLLNLTISDLSFLAFLPFKVTEVVQGQWSMPSFLCPLSGLFYFSTIYSSTLFLTTVSVERYLGVAFPLKYKLYRKPSYAVAISVFLWVCSFAHCSIVYITEYHQAFNVSSNKLVCYDNFTEKQLEVLLPFRLELGLLFFCLPFIITCFCYGSFIRILISSPHIHKDKKQRAIGLVLTTLCVFAICFAPYNISHLVGFVQKKNLRWREKALLLSTFNASLDPVIFYFSSTAVQHSCKCCLVKLKICHPSPALHRIIDKQSIKLGPPQLSDSQIYSSKY, from the coding sequence ATGGCGCCAGCAGCGGAAGACAAATACATGCACTTGGCCATATACATTATAACGATTGTCACGGGCTTTCCTGCCAACCTCCTTGCCCTTCATGCACTGATCCGGAAGCTACGCATCAAAGCCACCCCCAATGCCATCCTGCTCCTCAACCTGACCATATCCGACTTATCCTTCTTGGCTTTTCTCCCTTTCAAAGTTACAGAGGTTGTGCAAGGCCAGTGGTCAATGCCCTCCTTCCTTTGCCCGCTCAGTGGCCTCTTCTACTTCAGCACCATCTACTCTAGCACGTTGTTCCTCACCACGGTCAGTGTGGAGCGGTACCTTGGTGTTGCCTTCCCCCTCAAGTACAAGCTCTACCGCAAGCCAAGCTATGCGGTGGCCATTAGTGTCTTCCTATGGGTCTGCTCGTTTGCCCATTGTAGCATTGTCTACATCACGGAATACCACCAAGCTTTCAACGTGAGCAGTAATAAGCTTGTTTGCTATGATAACTTCACTGAGAAGCAGCTGGAGGTTCTGCTGCCTTTCCGTCTAGAGCTGGGACTTCTCTTCTTCTGCCTTCCTTTTATTATAACCTGTTTCTGCTATGGAAGCTTTATCAGGATCCTCATATCTTCTCCACACATCCATAAGGACAAGAAGCAGAGAGCCATTGGTCTGGTCCTTACCACTCTCTGTGTTTTTGCCATATGTTTTGCCCCCTACAACATCTCACACTTGGTTGGATTTGTACAGAAGAAGAACTTAAGATGGAGGGAAAAGGCTTTGCTCTTAAGTACGTTCAATGCAAGTCTGGACCCTGTCATCTTCTacttctcctccaccgccgtcCAACACTCGTGCAAGTGCTGCTTGGTGAAGCTAAAGATTTGCCATCCCAGTCCAGCTCTACATAGAATAATAGACAAGCAGAGCATCAAGCTGGGTCCTCCACAACTGTCGGACAGCCAGATATACAGTTCGAAGTACTGA
- the USF2 gene encoding upstream stimulatory factor 2 isoform X3 — protein sequence MDMLDQSLDSSAAASHNKGQEADEVVELHDGDETNTDEHTAVAIAAVQQAAFSEHNIQYQFRTENNGGQVTYRVVQVTDGQLDGQGDGTGAVSVVSTAAFAGAQQAVAQAVIQNPFSNGGSPSTDAVSGEARFAYFPASTVGETTAVSVQTTDPGLAQAGGQFYVMMTPQDVLPAGSQRTIAPRTHPYSPKMDGNRTPRDERRRAQHNEVERRRRDKINNWIVQLSKIIPDCNTDSSKTGAQSKGGILSKACDYIRELRQTNQRMQETFKEAERLQLDNDILRQQVEEQKNENTLLRAQLQQHGIEIVEEAPRQ from the exons ATGGACATGCTGGATCAGAGCCTCGACTCCTCCGCCGCCGCCAG ccacaacaAAGGACAGGAAGCGGATGAAGTGGTCGAGCTTCACGACG GAGATGAGACTAACACCGACGAGCATACCGCGGTGGCCATTGCTGCCGTCCAGCAAGCAGCCTTTTCAGAGCACAACATTCAGTACCAGTTCCGCACAGAGAACAATGGAGGACAG GTGACGTACAGGGTTGTCCAGGTGACAGACGGTCAGCTGGACGGACAGGGGGACGGAACCGGAGCAGTGAGTGTTGTGTCGACGGCAGCCTTTGCTGGCGCCCAACAAGCTGTGGCACAG GCCGTTATCCAGAACCCCTTCAGTAATGGCGGAAGCCCTTCTACAGATGCGGTCAGTGGTGAGGCTCGCTTTGCCTACTTCCCCGCTTCAACTGTGGGCGAAACAACAGCTGTGTCCGTTCAGACCACTGACCCCGGGCTGGCTCAAGCAGGAG GGCAGTTCTATGTCATGATGACCCCTCAAGATGTGCTTCCAGCCGGGTCGCAGAGGACGATTGCTCCGCGCACTCACCCCTACTCTCC CAAAATGGATGGAAACAGAACCCCGCGGGATGAGCGGCGTCGGGCACAACACAATGAAG tggagaggagaagaagagacaaGATTAACAATTGGATCGTCCAGCTGTCAAAAATCATTCCAGACTGTAATACAGATAGCAGCAAGACCGGAGCA CAGAGCAAAGGCGGAATCCTGTCCAAGGCCTGCGACTACATCCGCGAGCTGCGCCAGACCAATCAGCGCATGCAGGAGACCTTCAAGGAAGCCGAGCGGCTGCAGCTGGACAACGACATTCTGCGTCAGCAG